CGATGTCCGGTGAGATCGTCACGGGCGCCGTCCCTTCCCGGGTGTCTCGTCGTCGTCGTCGAAATCGCCCTCGTGCAGGTCCTCGTACACCTCGAGGTCCTCGAGGTTGAGGTTCTCCAGCTTGTCGATGGGAATGGGATTTCCGTCCTTGTCGAAGGCGTCGCCCTCGAAGCGGGGCGCACCGGTGAGCGGGTCGTCGGAACGGTCACGGTCCGGCGCTTCCGCCGGCGAGCGTCGCCGCAGCACCTTGACGTCCTCGGGATCGTTCTCCACCGTGTCCGCCGTGGTGATCTTGAACGACCGGTACGCCAGGGCCAGGACGAACGCCGAGATGCCCATGGTGATGACGATCGCGGTGAGGATCATCGCCTGTGCGAGCGGGTCGGCCATCGTCTCGTAGGCGCCGTCGCGGCCGACCACCGTGGGGTTGCCCGCGCCGCCTCCGGAGGTGAGCAGCAGGAGGTTGACGCCGTTGCCGAAGAGCAA
This genomic interval from Rhodococcus triatomae contains the following:
- a CDS encoding Na(+)/H(+) antiporter subunit C translates to MSANIGLLVVIGVMISAGVYLLIERSITRMLLGLLLFGNGVNLLLLTSGGGAGNPTVVGRDGAYETMADPLAQAMILTAIVITMGISAFVLALAYRSFKITTADTVENDPEDVKVLRRRSPAEAPDRDRSDDPLTGAPRFEGDAFDKDGNPIPIDKLENLNLEDLEVYEDLHEGDFDDDDETPGKGRRP